The DNA sequence AAAGCGCAAAATCTTGCTTCTCTCCGTTCTTCTTTCTTCGTGTACTTCGTGGTTTACCTTGCTTCTACCTTCGCTCCCTACCTAACTTGTGGGTAAGGATAAGTTTTCTAAAGGGGGATTTCCCTATTTTCCCCCTTTTCTAAAGGGGGACTAAGGGGGATTAAAGGATGTGTATGGTATTTCTTCCATCTCCACACCCCTCAATCCCTTCTTGTTAGAGGGGAAGCCTTGATGTTTTTACCTCTATCAACTCTTAGCTTGATGCGTATGGGAATGAACCCACCCCTAACCCTTCCCAAAAGGGGAATAAAAAAGTCCCCTCTTGGGAGGGGATTCAGGGGTGGGTTGATACCATCATATACTTCGCTTCTGTTATAATGTTTGCATTGCCAGACGGTTCTTTCTGAAAACTCACTGGTTACGGTTTTGGGTATTCTTCTCTGTCTGCTTTTTATCCGTTCAATATCAGTAGAGACGCAAAACCTTGCGTCTCTACAGCCTTCTTTCTTCGTATACTTCGTGCTTCCTTCTTCGTGTACTTTGTGGTTTACCTTGCCTTTACTTTCGTTCCCTACCCAACTTTGAGTAATTATTTATTGGCTATTATATATTCTAAATGCCTGGATAAGCGCCGGCCCTAAAATTACAATAAAAAGGGATGGGAAAATACAGAGGATGAGGGGAAGTAATAATTTCACGGTTAGCTTGGCAGCTTTCTCCTCTGCCATTTGATATCTCTGTATCCTCATGGTATCGGAATGGATTCTCAATGCCTGCGCCACGCTGGTACCAAATTTATCTGTCTGGATCAATAAGGTTACCAAACTCTTCATGTCGTCCAGGTCGGTCCGGCTGGAGAGACTCTTTAAGGCATCCGTGCGTGATTTCCCTATCCGCACTTCCATCTGATACAGTCTGAATTCTTCACTGATCGCTTCGTTACTTAATTTCATTTCTTCTCCAACCCGATCTATTGCAGCGTCCAGGCCCATTCCTGCTTCTGTACAAACAACCAGGAGATCAAGTGCATCGGGAAAGCCCTCCAGTATCCTCTCTTTCCTTTTCGCAACCTTTATCCGAAGCCAGAGATTGGGCAAATTAAATCCGGCTAATGCAAACCCAAGAAAAAATAGTATAAGAAAAAGAGGATGAACAGGTTTCTGAATAAAGAGTTTGAGAAACGAAAATCCTGCCGGCAATAGAACAGCACATAAGACTTTGGTACCGAAAAAAATCATTACCATATTTCTGCTCCGGTACCCGATCGTTAATAACATTTTCTGTATATGGGAGAACTCTTTTTCCTGTTCTGGTTTCGCAACACTTCCAAATGTGCCTGTGATCTTCAAAAAAGATTGTTTAAGCCATGTCTGATAGAGTTTAACAATAGTGGTAGTTGATAAGGCATCCCCGGTCTGTTTTCCGGCAAAACTACGCTCCGCCTGTTTAATTTTTTGCATTAACTTTCGGCGTTCCAGCCGTGATCTGATGGAGTAAAAAATAGCTGAAACAAGAAGCGCTACCCCAATAAACAGTATGATAGGTATTAATACCGTAGCATCCACTCTCAGGCCTCCTTATACCTTTATCTCAATAATCTTTTTCATTACAACAATTCCCACAATCATCATAAAAAAAGAGAGAGTAATGAATATCTTTCCGATAGGATCAAGTATTAAAACTCTTATATAATCAGGGTTTATAACTGAGAGGGCAAGAGCAACGAGAAAAGGAATGGCAATTAACATGATTGCTGATAACTTTCCCTCTGCCGCTAAGGTGCGGATACGGCCGTGCAGTTTAAATCTCTCCCGAATGATGCGGCTGATCTTTTCTAAAATTTCACAGAGATCGCCTCCGGTTTCCCTTTGAAGGGTAATAGCAACGGCAAAAAAATTAAGGTTTGAACAATCAACACGTTCTGTAAGGTTTGTTAAGGCCTCCTTAATACCGATTCCAAAATTGATCTCATCAACTACCTTGGCAAATTCACCACGAATAGGATCATCAAACTCCTGTACCACCATCTGCAATCCACTTGAAAGGGCATGCCCGGCTTTCAACGATCGGGCAATTAAATCAAGGGCTTCAGGTAATTGCCGTTCAAATTTCTTCATCCTGCTTTTCTTTTTCATGGAGATATAAAAAAAGGGTATGATACCGAGCAGTGGAGTTATAACCAGCGATAACAGATGGATTTTTATTACACAAGAGATAATAAAAAATCCGGCAAAAGCCATAGCAAGTGAGGCCAGGATAAAAATACCGAGGGGATACTGAAGGTTGGACTGCAAGAGAATGCAATCGATTCTCTGGAGAAAAGGGATGCCCAGGAGTAATCGGTTGAGCCATGGTATATCACTCAACGGCCTCTTTTTCCTTACAATATCAATAGTCTGGTTTCTGCCAATCCTTGTTGAAAATTCCCTGATCTGTTCCTGGATTCTTCTCGAATCTGGTTGTCTCTTTCCCATGAGAAAAAAGATTCCTGTTATGATAAGGAGCATAGCAAAAAATACAGCGATACTGATAACAAGTTCCATTTCTCCCACTTCTCCTTTTCTTGTTAAATTTTCAACACCTTTACAGGATCAAAAATGCCGCCCGGAAGTGGCACGCCGATGGCGTGAAACTTATCAAAAAATTTTGGTAAAATCCGGCTCATTTCAAAGCTTCCTTTTACTCTGCCGTTTTCATCTATTCCATGCTGTTTGAAGGAAAATATCTCTTGCATGGTTATAATATTTCCCTCCATTCCGGTAACCTCCTGCAGGCTTACTAATTTCCTGCTTCCGTCAACAAGACGCGAAACTTGAATAATAACCTGTATGGCAGAACTGATATATTTCCTTATTGCTTCATTGGGGATGTTAAGTCCGGACATTGCCACCAGGGTTTCCAGCCGTAATAAAGCATCCCGTGGTGTATTGGCATGTATAGTCGTAAGAGAACCATCATGTCCGGTATTCAGGGCCTGGAGCATATCTAAAACCTCTCCGCCTCTTACCTCGCCCAGGATAATGCGGTCCGGGCGCATTCTCAAACTGTTTTTAACCAGATCCCTCTGGGTAATCTCTCCTTTGCCTTCAACATTTGGCGGTCTTGTCTCCAGACGGACTACGTGCTCTTGTTTTAGTTGGAGTTCGGCAGAATCCTCGATCGTTATAATCCTCTCATGCGAAGGGATAAACCGGGAAAGAACATTCAGCATGGTTGTCTTTCCTGTGCCGGTTCCTCCTGAAATCAGAATATTTAATTTTGCAGTAACCAGTCCCTTGAGAAGTTCACCAATCTCTGTGGTCAGTGTTTTCAGGGTAATCAAATCTTCTATCTCTAATGGAGTGACTGCAAAACGCCTGATCGATAGCATAGGACCTTCTATGGCCAGAGGCGGGACGATGGCATTGACACGGGAACCATCGGGTAACCGTGCATCTACCATAGGGCATGATTCATCAATCCGGCGTCCCACCGCCGATACGATTCTATCGATAACGTTTTTCAGGTGGACATTATCTTTAAACCTCGCTTTTGTAAGTTCTAACCTTCCGTATCTCTCAACGTATATCTGTCTGTACGTATTAACGAGCACATCGGTGATGGTCGGATCGTGCATAAAGGGCTCCAGAGGGCCGAGACCGAGCACCTCATCCTGAACCTCTCTGCAAAACTGCTCCTTCTCTTCAGCATTGAGGGGAATGAACTTTTCTTCCGATAGTATCCGCTCTATCACCCTTTTTATCTCATACTTTAGCGCTTCCTGGCTGAGAGAACCAATAAGTGACAGATCCAAAACCTGTACGAGCCGTTCGTGAATCCTGGTTTTTAACTCATGAAATTCATTTGTTACCGGAGATAGACCCGATCTTTCATGTAATAGCGCCATTTATCTCTCCTTCATGTACTTGCAGATTCCTTCCTTTGGCTAAACAGGGAGAAGATGCCCTTTCCCTTTTTCCTTTCACCATTTTCCAAAAATGCAGAGGCCAATTCCTTAAATTTCTTGTGGATCTCAGTTCCCTGTGCCATGGTGCAAAGAGGTTTTCCCTGATGTATCGCACTCATCGTGGTTCTGTAGACATTCGGAATACAGCACAGAACTTTTTTATCTATTCCTTTCTCCAGCATATCCAGAGAAATATCAGCATTTTTCACGAAGCGGTTTACAATGATCCCGGTATTCTCCTGGAGCGGATAACCATATTTCCGAAATGCATCCTGAAGTTTTTTAAGATTGATGATACAGGGAAGGTTTTGTATACAGACAAGTAGTACGGTATCTGACATCTTCATGACTGCTTTTGAATTATCATCAAGATGCTTTCCGCTATCTATGATAATAAAATCAAACATAGTTTGCATGAGTTTCAAAAGGGCCTCCAGGTCTTGAGGACTTACGGGGTAGTCCTCCGTCAATTCAACGGGGGACGGAAGTATGTAAATTCCGGAAGTATGCCGGGAAAGGATACTCATCAAATAAGTCTCATCCAATCGGGTAATGTTTTTGGCAACCTTTATCCAATCGAAAACGGATTCTATATTTAACATGGATGATATTTCCCCGAAAAAGCGGTTCATATCTACAAGAGCTACCGATGAGGTACTCTCTAACTCAGCAATGCTCGTAGCAAGATTGGCAGCAATCAGGGTTGTCCCAACCCCACCCTTACATCCAAATATATCGATAATCTTTCCCCTTTTCCCTGTTGTACTTGCTGCTTTTTCATGTTCCCTGAGTGCTTTTATCTTTACCAGGGCATCCCTTACCTCTCCTTTATTAATTGGCTGAAGGAAAAATCCCCTGGCTCCTACCTTTAAGGCTTCAAGCAGGGTCTCCGGGCTTGTAATCG is a window from the Candidatus Jettenia sp. genome containing:
- a CDS encoding type II secretion system F family protein, producing MDATVLIPIILFIGVALLVSAIFYSIRSRLERRKLMQKIKQAERSFAGKQTGDALSTTTIVKLYQTWLKQSFLKITGTFGSVAKPEQEKEFSHIQKMLLTIGYRSRNMVMIFFGTKVLCAVLLPAGFSFLKLFIQKPVHPLFLILFFLGFALAGFNLPNLWLRIKVAKRKERILEGFPDALDLLVVCTEAGMGLDAAIDRVGEEMKLSNEAISEEFRLYQMEVRIGKSRTDALKSLSSRTDLDDMKSLVTLLIQTDKFGTSVAQALRIHSDTMRIQRYQMAEEKAAKLTVKLLLPLILCIFPSLFIVILGPALIQAFRIYNSQ
- a CDS encoding type II secretion system F family protein; translated protein: MELVISIAVFFAMLLIITGIFFLMGKRQPDSRRIQEQIREFSTRIGRNQTIDIVRKKRPLSDIPWLNRLLLGIPFLQRIDCILLQSNLQYPLGIFILASLAMAFAGFFIISCVIKIHLLSLVITPLLGIIPFFYISMKKKSRMKKFERQLPEALDLIARSLKAGHALSSGLQMVVQEFDDPIRGEFAKVVDEINFGIGIKEALTNLTERVDCSNLNFFAVAITLQRETGGDLCEILEKISRIIRERFKLHGRIRTLAAEGKLSAIMLIAIPFLVALALSVINPDYIRVLILDPIGKIFITLSFFMMIVGIVVMKKIIEIKV
- a CDS encoding CpaF family protein yields the protein MALLHERSGLSPVTNEFHELKTRIHERLVQVLDLSLIGSLSQEALKYEIKRVIERILSEEKFIPLNAEEKEQFCREVQDEVLGLGPLEPFMHDPTITDVLVNTYRQIYVERYGRLELTKARFKDNVHLKNVIDRIVSAVGRRIDESCPMVDARLPDGSRVNAIVPPLAIEGPMLSIRRFAVTPLEIEDLITLKTLTTEIGELLKGLVTAKLNILISGGTGTGKTTMLNVLSRFIPSHERIITIEDSAELQLKQEHVVRLETRPPNVEGKGEITQRDLVKNSLRMRPDRIILGEVRGGEVLDMLQALNTGHDGSLTTIHANTPRDALLRLETLVAMSGLNIPNEAIRKYISSAIQVIIQVSRLVDGSRKLVSLQEVTGMEGNIITMQEIFSFKQHGIDENGRVKGSFEMSRILPKFFDKFHAIGVPLPGGIFDPVKVLKI
- a CDS encoding AAA family ATPase; translated protein: MVKNIISIRLEIQNQKIREELEEIISSLGGFQIHHTTSQMKNNGSYDLLIQELGDNPKKELQMVNNLQMSGTVRDIFLTSSITSPETLLEALKVGARGFFLQPINKGEVRDALVKIKALREHEKAASTTGKRGKIIDIFGCKGGVGTTLIAANLATSIAELESTSSVALVDMNRFFGEISSMLNIESVFDWIKVAKNITRLDETYLMSILSRHTSGIYILPSPVELTEDYPVSPQDLEALLKLMQTMFDFIIIDSGKHLDDNSKAVMKMSDTVLLVCIQNLPCIINLKKLQDAFRKYGYPLQENTGIIVNRFVKNADISLDMLEKGIDKKVLCCIPNVYRTTMSAIHQGKPLCTMAQGTEIHKKFKELASAFLENGERKKGKGIFSLFSQRKESAST